A genomic window from Rhodococcus sp. KBS0724 includes:
- a CDS encoding acyl-CoA dehydrogenase family protein: protein MDFELNDEQKLLRDTTKDLLARSYDAEKRNAITDADPGWSPQVWKQLAEVGLLGLTFSEDDGGMDAGPVEIGAVMTEIGRRLAPEPVLDAAVTPGGLISEGGSAEQRSSILPGVAEGVTFLAFADQEPGIRWPATQRATTAVRAGDGWSITGIKNPVGHGGAADILVVSASLPDGGVGLFLVKSDASGLVRKSYATHDGLRGAQVEFTDTPAEALGAGGDASALIVAAQIREQAALCAEAVGAMEEALRLTTEYLKTRKQFGVPLAKFQTLTHRAADLYVSLELARSMSLYATMSLADGVVDPVIASRVKLQIGRSARLIGQEAIQMHGGIGMTAEYPVGHYVSRLVAIEHTLGSTEDHLRVLAAGVADHEMVSAV from the coding sequence ATGGACTTCGAACTCAATGACGAACAGAAGCTTCTTCGTGACACCACCAAGGATCTTCTCGCACGCAGCTACGACGCGGAAAAGCGAAATGCAATCACCGACGCCGACCCCGGGTGGAGTCCGCAGGTGTGGAAGCAGTTGGCAGAGGTCGGTCTGCTTGGTCTGACGTTCTCCGAGGACGACGGCGGGATGGACGCCGGTCCCGTCGAGATCGGTGCTGTCATGACCGAGATCGGCCGACGCCTTGCGCCGGAGCCGGTTCTGGACGCGGCGGTAACGCCGGGTGGACTCATCTCCGAAGGTGGCAGCGCTGAGCAGCGATCGTCCATCCTTCCCGGAGTTGCCGAGGGCGTCACGTTCCTGGCGTTTGCCGATCAGGAACCTGGAATTCGTTGGCCTGCAACGCAACGGGCAACCACCGCAGTACGCGCGGGTGACGGCTGGAGCATTACCGGCATCAAGAATCCGGTCGGCCACGGCGGCGCTGCGGACATCCTGGTTGTCAGCGCTTCGCTGCCGGACGGCGGAGTAGGGCTGTTCCTGGTCAAGAGTGACGCATCGGGTCTGGTGCGCAAGTCGTACGCAACCCACGACGGTTTGCGTGGTGCGCAGGTCGAGTTCACAGATACTCCTGCCGAGGCGCTCGGTGCGGGTGGTGACGCGTCGGCGTTGATCGTGGCCGCGCAGATTCGGGAGCAGGCCGCGTTGTGCGCCGAGGCTGTCGGTGCGATGGAAGAGGCACTGCGCCTGACGACGGAGTACCTCAAGACCCGCAAGCAGTTCGGGGTTCCGCTGGCCAAGTTCCAGACGCTGACCCATCGAGCTGCCGATCTGTACGTGTCACTCGAGTTGGCGCGCAGCATGAGCTTGTACGCGACCATGTCGCTGGCCGACGGTGTGGTAGACCCGGTCATCGCGTCTCGGGTCAAGTTGCAGATCGGGCGATCAGCGCGGCTGATCGGTCAGGAAGCAATTCAGATGCACGGCGGCATCGGCATGACGGCGGAGTATCCGGTGGGCCATTACGTCAGCAGGCTTGTTGCCATCGAGCACACGCTCGGCAGCACCGAAGATCACCTGCGTGTGTTGGCTGCAGGCGTTGCCGACCATGAAATGGTCAGTGCGGTCTGA
- a CDS encoding DUF5691 domain-containing protein yields the protein MTSLRTDITVGRPTLPASAIEHVTSLLETRSPSLPEWFDVAETYGYVAPAPTVPALMEAARTNLEHREALLRLAGPRGQYLADHNPAWAQLRRVGSRRDELWLSPDPDDRLAWFDYIRTVDPALATEELDIAWDNEPAGLRRQFLDRLSVGLGEHDYDLLERGLDDPSPPIRERSIQLLRQLPESPFAERMATRAHTWVRLETKPLRPRLVIRLPGSLDDKAPRDGIEDVGAQYKGIGKWWLRQVVTATPLTLWESMIGSPHDVLRIPIEKQWRDVMTESWTAATVLQKNPAWASALLARDGRNTDRRVVAIARPRERIAYILAGHADSYLLGVDGSALLDGIDRPWPLAIAQKLVSALEGEAAKHAASGEELGIHSRHSHYSTLRSAQARFPLEAGALLLDAADRTASTDWQRAFTETAEHIEARRIRLDVLRGGH from the coding sequence GTGACCTCGCTGCGAACCGACATAACGGTAGGGCGTCCGACGCTCCCCGCGTCGGCGATCGAGCACGTGACGTCACTACTCGAGACGCGGTCACCGTCGTTGCCCGAATGGTTCGACGTTGCCGAAACCTACGGATATGTTGCGCCCGCACCGACTGTTCCCGCGCTCATGGAAGCGGCCCGCACGAACCTCGAACACCGCGAGGCACTCCTTCGCCTCGCCGGTCCGCGCGGGCAATATCTGGCAGATCACAACCCGGCTTGGGCGCAACTGCGTCGCGTCGGGTCACGCCGCGACGAACTGTGGCTCTCCCCCGACCCGGACGACCGACTCGCCTGGTTCGACTACATCCGAACGGTCGACCCCGCACTCGCGACAGAAGAACTCGACATCGCGTGGGACAACGAACCCGCGGGTCTGCGACGCCAATTCCTGGACCGGCTGAGCGTCGGCTTGGGCGAGCACGACTACGACCTTCTCGAACGCGGACTCGACGATCCGTCGCCGCCGATCCGTGAACGCTCGATCCAACTGCTCCGCCAACTTCCCGAATCCCCGTTTGCCGAACGGATGGCTACCCGGGCCCACACCTGGGTGCGACTCGAGACCAAGCCACTGCGACCGCGCCTCGTCATTCGATTACCCGGTTCACTCGACGACAAGGCCCCACGCGACGGCATCGAAGACGTCGGGGCCCAGTACAAGGGAATCGGCAAGTGGTGGCTGCGCCAAGTTGTCACGGCGACGCCGTTGACGTTGTGGGAATCGATGATCGGTTCACCACACGACGTACTTCGCATTCCCATCGAGAAACAATGGCGCGACGTGATGACCGAATCATGGACCGCCGCAACAGTTCTACAGAAGAACCCCGCCTGGGCATCGGCTCTACTCGCGCGGGACGGCCGGAACACCGATCGCCGCGTCGTCGCGATTGCACGTCCACGTGAACGGATCGCGTACATCCTTGCGGGTCATGCCGACAGTTATCTCCTCGGCGTCGACGGCAGCGCACTGCTGGACGGCATCGACCGGCCCTGGCCACTGGCCATTGCACAGAAACTTGTCAGCGCCCTCGAAGGCGAAGCCGCCAAACACGCTGCCTCCGGCGAAGAACTCGGCATCCACTCTCGCCACAGCCACTACTCGACGCTGCGGAGCGCCCAAGCCCGGTTCCCCCTCGAGGCTGGTGCACTGCTGCTGGACGCGGCCGACCGAACGGCGTCAACCGACTGGCAACGGGCCTTCACCGAGACGGCCGAACACATCGAAGCACGCCGCATCCGGTTGGACGTACTGCGGGGCGGGCACTGA
- a CDS encoding acyl-CoA dehydrogenase family protein codes for MNLALTDEELAFRDEMRTFFRTQIPESTRNAYAHGEELGRDRMVESQQILNAHGLAVPHWPVEWGGKDWTPVQHNIWLDELQLASVPEPLAFNANMVGPVIAAFGSQEQKEKFLPATANLDIWWCQGFSEPEAGSDLASLKTRAVRDGNDWVINGQKTWTTLGQHADWIFCLVRTNPDAPKRQAGISFILVDLNTPGVTVRPIKLIDGGYEVNEVFFEDVRVPGENLVGEENQGWGYAKFLLGNERTGVTRVGFSKVRVAQAKARAAQVKVGNGTLLEDPLFAARLAELENELLALELTQLRVVAGSADGKPNPASSLLKLRGSELQQASTELLMDVAGPDSLPFDAGTDIASASWAQHSAPAYLNYRKVSIYSGSSEVQRSIIASSILGL; via the coding sequence ATGAATCTGGCGTTGACCGACGAGGAACTGGCGTTCCGGGACGAGATGCGGACTTTCTTCCGCACACAGATTCCTGAATCGACCAGGAACGCGTACGCCCACGGGGAAGAGTTGGGGCGCGACCGCATGGTCGAGTCGCAGCAGATTCTCAACGCCCACGGCCTGGCCGTGCCGCACTGGCCGGTCGAGTGGGGCGGTAAGGATTGGACTCCGGTTCAGCACAACATCTGGCTCGACGAGCTGCAGTTGGCGTCTGTTCCGGAGCCCCTTGCGTTCAACGCGAACATGGTCGGACCTGTCATCGCGGCTTTCGGTTCGCAAGAACAGAAAGAAAAGTTCCTTCCGGCGACGGCAAACCTCGATATCTGGTGGTGCCAGGGCTTTTCGGAGCCGGAGGCGGGTTCCGACCTCGCGTCGCTCAAGACCCGCGCCGTCCGGGACGGCAACGACTGGGTGATCAACGGTCAGAAAACCTGGACCACGCTCGGCCAGCACGCAGACTGGATCTTCTGTCTCGTTCGCACCAACCCCGATGCTCCCAAGCGGCAGGCGGGTATCTCGTTCATCCTGGTCGATCTGAACACACCGGGCGTGACGGTCCGTCCGATCAAACTCATCGACGGCGGCTACGAGGTCAACGAGGTCTTCTTCGAGGACGTCCGCGTTCCGGGCGAGAATCTGGTCGGCGAAGAGAACCAGGGCTGGGGCTACGCCAAGTTCCTGCTCGGCAACGAGCGCACCGGCGTCACGCGGGTCGGTTTCTCCAAAGTGCGTGTGGCTCAGGCAAAAGCGCGTGCCGCGCAGGTCAAGGTCGGGAACGGGACACTTCTCGAAGATCCCCTGTTCGCCGCTCGCCTGGCCGAGCTCGAGAACGAGTTGCTTGCGCTGGAGCTCACTCAACTCCGGGTTGTTGCAGGGTCCGCGGACGGTAAGCCGAACCCGGCTTCTTCTTTGCTGAAATTGCGTGGCTCCGAATTGCAGCAGGCCAGCACCGAGTTGCTGATGGACGTTGCCGGCCCCGATTCGCTGCCGTTCGACGCGGGCACCGACATCGCGTCGGCGAGCTGGGCGCAGCACTCGGCCCCGGCTTACCTGAACTACCGCAAGGTATCCATCTACAGCGGATCGAGCGAAGTGCAGCGCAGCATCATCGCCTCCTCGATCCTCGGATTGTGA
- a CDS encoding aldo/keto reductase → MAKIGSSDIDIFRLSLGGNPFGWTADEATSFEILDAFAESGANFIDTADSYTAAVPGNSGGESETIIGKWITDRGLQEDIVVATKVGSHPDFKGLKADNIAAAADASLRRLQADRIDLYYAHFDDPSTPLEETLEALNALVESGKVRYLGISNYTPDRVREWLRITEENGYARPIALQPHYNLVHRKSYEPELAKIATDNNISVFPYFALASGFLTGKYRTRADIDGSPRERITASYFSDAGLAVVDAIAEIAENHTSEMSTIALAWLLTRPGITAPIASVSRVEQLPALLDAPDLVLSSSELDLLERVSAAVGA, encoded by the coding sequence GTGGCGAAAATCGGCAGCTCGGATATCGACATTTTTCGGTTGTCCTTGGGCGGCAACCCCTTCGGGTGGACCGCCGACGAGGCGACGTCCTTCGAGATTCTCGACGCCTTTGCCGAATCCGGCGCGAACTTCATCGACACAGCCGACTCGTACACCGCCGCTGTCCCGGGTAACTCCGGCGGAGAATCCGAAACCATCATCGGAAAGTGGATCACCGATCGCGGGCTTCAGGAAGACATCGTCGTCGCCACCAAGGTTGGCAGCCACCCCGATTTCAAGGGTTTGAAGGCAGACAACATCGCCGCGGCAGCGGACGCGTCGCTTCGCCGCCTGCAAGCCGATCGCATCGATCTGTACTACGCGCACTTCGACGATCCGAGTACGCCACTCGAGGAAACTCTCGAAGCGCTTAACGCACTGGTCGAGAGCGGCAAGGTTCGATACCTCGGAATCTCGAATTACACCCCCGACCGCGTTCGCGAATGGTTGCGAATCACCGAAGAGAACGGGTACGCGCGTCCCATCGCACTGCAGCCGCACTACAACCTGGTGCACCGGAAATCATACGAACCGGAACTTGCGAAGATCGCCACCGACAACAACATCAGCGTCTTCCCCTACTTTGCACTCGCCTCGGGTTTCCTCACCGGAAAGTACCGAACCCGCGCAGATATCGACGGAAGCCCCCGCGAACGCATCACGGCAAGTTACTTCAGTGACGCCGGCCTCGCCGTGGTCGATGCGATCGCCGAAATCGCCGAGAATCACACCAGCGAAATGTCGACCATCGCCTTGGCCTGGCTGCTGACCAGGCCCGGCATCACCGCGCCGATTGCCAGTGTCAGCCGAGTAGAGCAACTTCCGGCCCTACTCGACGCACCGGATCTGGTGCTCTCGTCAAGTGAACTCGACCTACTCGAACGGGTGTCCGCCGCAGTAGGCGCCTAG